From one Dyella sp. 2HG41-7 genomic stretch:
- a CDS encoding amino acid permease has product MFFKRVKPLDQIIATAEKKSLVRQLGAFQLTMLGIGAIIGTGIFVLTAEAGQKAGPGMMIAFVIAAVVCAFAALAYAELASMVPVAGSAYTYTYGVLGEGTAWIVGWALVLEYTIAASTVCVGWAGYVNGLLSHAGFGLPHFLQVGPMDGGTFNLLACLIGLAITGLLVIGTSKSAKVNTVLVLIKIAALTAFIFIALPAVKDQNFTPFVPNGWGSPMGGIGVLGAAASIVFAYIGFDAISTAAEETKNPNRNIPIALIGSLTVCTIYYLLVSYSAVGSVGAQPMLDANGLALEPGTPAFAAACDGSQALVCSKEALAHVVRLLNHNTVAAFIAFAAGIALPSVILTMTYGQTRIFFTMSRDGLLPTSLAKIHPRFHTPHIITLITGTFVSLFGALFPVGILADITNSGTLFAFIMVAIGVLILRRTQPDRPRPFRTPMPWLICPLAVIGCLLLFLNLSKEAKATFFVWGLIGLVVYFLYGYRRSNLARGVEAD; this is encoded by the coding sequence ATGTTTTTCAAGCGAGTCAAGCCACTCGATCAGATTATTGCAACAGCCGAAAAGAAGAGCCTCGTCCGACAACTTGGCGCGTTCCAGCTCACGATGTTGGGCATTGGCGCAATCATCGGCACCGGCATCTTCGTACTCACGGCGGAAGCCGGACAGAAAGCCGGTCCCGGCATGATGATTGCGTTCGTGATCGCTGCGGTGGTCTGCGCGTTCGCCGCGTTGGCCTACGCGGAACTTGCTTCGATGGTGCCGGTTGCCGGTTCGGCATACACATATACTTACGGTGTGCTTGGCGAGGGCACGGCGTGGATCGTCGGCTGGGCGCTGGTATTGGAATACACCATCGCAGCGAGCACGGTCTGCGTGGGCTGGGCCGGCTACGTTAACGGTCTCCTCTCGCACGCTGGATTCGGCTTGCCGCACTTCCTGCAGGTGGGCCCGATGGACGGCGGCACCTTCAACCTGCTCGCATGCCTGATTGGCCTGGCCATCACGGGCTTGTTGGTCATAGGTACCTCGAAGTCGGCGAAGGTCAACACCGTGCTGGTGCTGATCAAGATCGCCGCCCTCACCGCCTTCATCTTCATCGCGCTGCCGGCGGTGAAGGATCAGAATTTCACGCCTTTCGTGCCGAACGGCTGGGGTAGCCCGATGGGCGGCATCGGCGTACTGGGTGCAGCCGCTTCGATCGTGTTTGCTTACATCGGCTTCGACGCCATTTCCACGGCGGCCGAAGAAACGAAGAACCCGAATCGCAACATCCCGATCGCCCTGATCGGCTCGCTGACCGTTTGCACTATCTATTACCTGCTGGTGAGCTACAGCGCCGTGGGTTCAGTCGGTGCGCAGCCTATGCTGGACGCAAATGGCTTGGCGCTTGAACCCGGCACGCCGGCGTTCGCTGCTGCTTGCGACGGTTCGCAAGCGCTGGTGTGCAGCAAGGAGGCGCTCGCCCATGTGGTTCGCCTGCTCAACCACAATACCGTCGCCGCCTTCATTGCTTTTGCCGCCGGCATCGCATTGCCGTCGGTGATCCTGACGATGACGTACGGCCAGACCCGCATCTTCTTCACCATGTCGCGCGACGGTCTGCTGCCGACCTCGCTGGCCAAGATCCATCCGCGCTTCCACACGCCGCACATCATTACGCTGATCACGGGCACTTTCGTATCGCTGTTCGGTGCGCTGTTCCCGGTCGGCATCCTCGCCGACATCACCAACTCGGGCACGCTGTTCGCGTTCATCATGGTGGCGATTGGCGTGCTGATCCTGCGTCGCACGCAGCCCGATCGTCCGCGTCCGTTCCGCACGCCGATGCCCTGGTTGATCTGCCCGCTCGCTGTCATTGGCTGTCTGTTGCTGTTCCTCAACCTGTCGAAGGAAGCCAAGGCCACGTTCTTCGTGTGGGGCCTGATCGGTCTTGTGGTGTACTTCCTGTATGGCTACCGCCGGAGCAACTTGGCTCGCGGTGTCGAGGCGGATTGA
- a CDS encoding amino acid permease, with product MLKQLFARKSDFSDDESSHGPSLRRTLGPWGITALGIGAVIGTGIFVVTGQAAADHAGPAVLISFILAAICSGFTALCYSEFATLIPISGSSYSYAYATLGELVAWFIGWNMVLEYGISASAVATSWTGYFVSLLDHVGIHLPPSLTDAPFSYTNGALVLTGHLFNLPAVAIVMALTWICYIGIRESAGINLFMVALKVGLIIIVVVAGYRYVDPANWHPFIPAAQGNHKYGWDGILRGAGMVFFAYIGFEATSTAAQECKNPQRDLPFGTLVSLVICTVLYLAMAAVLTGLISYTQLGTDEPVVTAIKAHPELDWLRSIVEVGALIGLSSVILVMIIAQPRIFMIMSRDGLLPRVFNRIHPKHRTPHINTLITGASIAALSAVFPLDLLANLTSMGTLIAFVAVCAGVLILRYTSPELPRTFRVPAAHFVCIAGVLSCLALLITFDWFNWALMVVWTLFGFAIYFTYGIRHSRLRLANGTAKGQTSPI from the coding sequence ATGCTTAAACAGCTGTTCGCCCGCAAGTCCGATTTTTCCGACGACGAATCCTCGCACGGCCCGAGCTTGCGCCGAACATTGGGTCCTTGGGGCATTACCGCACTGGGCATCGGCGCGGTCATCGGCACCGGCATTTTCGTGGTGACGGGTCAGGCCGCTGCGGATCACGCTGGGCCTGCCGTACTTATCTCGTTCATCCTTGCGGCGATCTGCAGCGGCTTTACGGCGCTGTGCTATTCCGAATTCGCCACGCTGATTCCGATTTCCGGCAGCTCCTATTCCTACGCATACGCCACGCTCGGCGAACTCGTCGCATGGTTTATCGGCTGGAACATGGTGCTGGAATACGGCATCTCTGCATCGGCGGTGGCGACAAGCTGGACAGGCTATTTCGTCAGCCTGCTCGATCATGTCGGCATCCATCTACCGCCTTCACTGACTGACGCGCCGTTCTCGTATACCAATGGCGCACTGGTCCTGACGGGTCACCTCTTCAACCTGCCTGCCGTCGCGATCGTGATGGCACTGACTTGGATCTGCTACATCGGTATTCGTGAGTCGGCCGGCATCAACTTGTTTATGGTGGCGCTGAAAGTCGGCTTGATCATCATCGTGGTGGTGGCCGGTTATCGCTACGTGGATCCGGCCAACTGGCATCCGTTCATTCCCGCGGCGCAAGGCAATCATAAATACGGCTGGGATGGCATCTTGCGCGGCGCCGGCATGGTGTTCTTTGCGTATATCGGTTTCGAGGCCACGTCGACAGCTGCGCAGGAATGCAAAAATCCGCAACGCGATCTTCCGTTCGGCACGCTGGTGTCGCTGGTGATCTGCACGGTGCTCTACCTGGCGATGGCGGCCGTACTCACCGGTCTTATTTCGTACACGCAGCTTGGTACGGACGAACCGGTCGTCACGGCGATCAAGGCGCATCCCGAACTCGATTGGCTGCGCTCGATTGTGGAGGTCGGCGCGCTTATCGGTTTGTCGTCCGTAATCCTGGTGATGATCATCGCGCAGCCGCGCATCTTTATGATCATGTCGCGCGACGGCTTGTTGCCGCGCGTGTTCAATCGCATCCACCCGAAACACCGCACGCCGCATATCAACACGCTGATCACTGGCGCCAGCATTGCTGCGCTCTCTGCCGTATTTCCGCTCGATCTGCTCGCGAATCTCACCTCGATGGGCACGCTGATTGCTTTCGTTGCCGTGTGCGCCGGCGTGTTGATCCTGCGTTACACCTCGCCTGAGTTGCCCCGCACTTTCCGCGTGCCCGCAGCGCATTTCGTCTGTATCGCCGGCGTCCTGAGCTGCTTGGCCCTGCTGATCACCTTCGACTGGTTCAACTGGGCGCTAATGGTGGTCTGGACCCTGTTTGGCTTTGCGATTTATTTCACCTATGGAATACGCCATAGTCGCCTGCGTCTTGCCAATGGTACGGCCAAGGGTCAAACGTCGCCGATCTGA
- a CDS encoding high-potential iron-sulfur protein — translation MSGHQDIESRRRFLKLATGTAVATMLVSGLPRIARADDLPHVSESDLTAKALSYVEDAATTKDPKRKPGDTCANCQFYTGAATGFGPCQLFPGKAVSAKGWCISHSTKQA, via the coding sequence ATGTCAGGGCATCAAGATATCGAGTCACGTCGTCGTTTCCTCAAGCTTGCCACCGGCACCGCGGTCGCAACCATGTTGGTGAGCGGTTTGCCGCGCATCGCGCGCGCGGACGATCTGCCGCATGTTTCCGAATCCGATCTCACCGCCAAAGCGCTGAGCTACGTGGAAGACGCCGCGACAACCAAAGATCCCAAACGTAAACCTGGCGACACCTGTGCGAACTGCCAATTCTATACAGGCGCTGCCACAGGATTCGGTCCGTGCCAGTTGTTTCCGGGCAAAGCGGTGTCGGCCAAGGGCTGGTGCATCTCGCACAGCACGAAACAAGCCTGA
- a CDS encoding methylthioribulose 1-phosphate dehydratase, translated as MSQDLPASIPAALYNERADAIADAARELAQHGWTPATSSNFSMRVDADHAAITISGRDKGKLGRDDIMLVDMHGKAVGTASRPSAETELHTQIYRRWQDVNAVLHTHSRTQSVASRLFAADGVIRLEGWELQKAIRGHTTHESVLNIPVFPNTQHMPDLVAQVDEWIDAGKPLHAYLINGHGIYTWGHDMAEARRHLEALEFLLGCELDLRRLNA; from the coding sequence ATGAGCCAAGACCTGCCAGCCTCCATTCCCGCTGCGCTTTATAACGAGCGCGCAGACGCGATCGCCGACGCCGCGCGCGAACTTGCGCAACACGGCTGGACGCCCGCTACGAGCAGCAATTTTTCGATGCGCGTCGATGCCGATCACGCCGCGATCACGATTTCCGGACGCGACAAAGGCAAGCTTGGGCGCGACGACATCATGCTGGTGGATATGCACGGCAAAGCCGTTGGCACCGCATCGCGTCCCAGCGCGGAAACGGAACTGCACACGCAGATTTATCGCCGTTGGCAGGATGTGAATGCGGTGTTGCATACGCACTCACGCACGCAGAGCGTCGCGTCGCGATTGTTCGCCGCAGACGGCGTGATTCGGCTGGAAGGTTGGGAATTGCAAAAAGCCATTCGCGGTCACACCACGCACGAAAGCGTGTTGAACATTCCCGTGTTTCCCAACACGCAACATATGCCGGATCTGGTGGCGCAGGTCGATGAGTGGATCGACGCCGGCAAACCCTTGCATGCCTACTTGATCAACGGCCACGGCATCTATACGTGGGGTCATGACATGGCCGAAGCGCGTCGTCATCTGGAAGCGCTGGAATTTCTGCTTGGCTGCGAACTCGATTTGAGGAGGCTGAACGCATGA
- a CDS encoding acireductone dioxygenase: protein MSRLRIFDEQRPQHPLSVHDTHADIAHELGEVGVRFEQWEAGQPIAPGASQDEVIAAYRHDIDRLMREEGYQSVDVISLKPDHPDRAALRQKFLSEHTHSEDEVRFFVAGAGQFTLHIDGKVYDVLCEQGDLIGVPDGTRHWFDMSEAPYFVAIRLFTNKDGWVANFTDSDIASQFPRMQPLATVA from the coding sequence ATGAGTCGCTTACGCATTTTCGACGAACAACGTCCGCAGCATCCGCTCTCGGTGCACGACACTCATGCCGACATCGCCCACGAACTCGGCGAAGTGGGCGTGCGCTTTGAACAGTGGGAGGCCGGCCAGCCGATCGCGCCAGGCGCAAGCCAGGATGAGGTTATCGCGGCGTATCGTCACGACATCGATCGCCTGATGCGCGAAGAAGGCTATCAATCCGTCGACGTGATCAGCCTGAAACCCGATCACCCCGATCGCGCAGCTCTTCGCCAGAAATTTCTCAGCGAACACACCCATAGCGAGGACGAAGTGCGCTTTTTCGTCGCCGGCGCAGGCCAGTTCACCCTGCACATCGACGGCAAGGTTTACGACGTGCTCTGCGAGCAAGGCGACCTGATCGGCGTGCCGGACGGCACCCGCCACTGGTTCGACATGAGCGAAGCTCCGTACTTCGTGGCGATCCGCCTGTTCACGAACAAGGACGGCTGGGTCGCGAATTTCACCGATTCGGACATCGCCAGCCAGTTTCCGCGCATGCAGCCCCTCGCAACGGTGGCCTGA
- the mtnC gene encoding acireductone synthase, with translation MTAIRAIVTDIEGTTSSISFVKDVLFPYARKRLPAFVETHGDKPEVQHWLHEAAKEAGYVEASRQEVIELLLRWIDEDRKSTALKAMQGMIWREGYEAGEYRAHMYPEVAGRLHAWRGEGLHLYVYSSGSVPAQKLFFRYSEAGDLTPMFAGYFDTETGPKREQQSYERILEEIGERPEHVLFLSDVAEELDAARAAGLRTGWLLRPPLNVPAQPKHPAYADFDAIEL, from the coding sequence ATGACCGCCATCCGCGCCATCGTCACCGATATCGAAGGAACCACCAGCTCGATCAGCTTCGTGAAGGACGTACTGTTTCCGTACGCCCGTAAACGGCTGCCCGCCTTTGTCGAGACGCACGGGGACAAGCCCGAGGTGCAACATTGGCTGCATGAGGCCGCCAAAGAGGCCGGATACGTCGAAGCGAGCCGGCAGGAAGTGATCGAACTTCTGCTGCGCTGGATCGACGAAGATCGCAAATCCACCGCCTTGAAGGCCATGCAAGGCATGATCTGGCGCGAAGGCTACGAGGCCGGCGAATACCGCGCTCATATGTATCCCGAAGTCGCCGGTCGCCTGCACGCCTGGCGCGGCGAAGGGCTGCATCTGTACGTGTACTCGTCCGGCTCGGTCCCCGCGCAGAAGCTGTTCTTCCGTTACAGCGAGGCCGGCGATCTCACGCCCATGTTCGCTGGTTATTTCGATACCGAGACCGGCCCTAAGCGCGAGCAACAATCCTACGAGCGCATCCTCGAAGAAATCGGCGAACGACCGGAGCACGTGTTGTTCCTTTCCGATGTGGCCGAAGAGTTGGACGCCGCGCGCGCCGCCGGTCTGCGCACCGGGTGGCTGCTGCGCCCGCCGCTCAATGTTCCTGCCCAGCCCAAGCATCCGGCGTACGCCGATTTCGACGCGATCGAGCTCTGA
- a CDS encoding C13 family peptidase, with protein sequence MRTLLTALLAFAAGVLLMLLITRHGPSHNDQTASALPASATSAAPAASSSTTDTDDSDSGDNWPNQGPSPEQVIYAQPSLVRQSISKLSPRVPGKTNLYLVAFGGDGGEDVFRNEAEYAGQLFTQRFGPTAHAVVLENNPSTLQSHPLADWSNLEATLDQLSNVMKPDEDVLVLYMTSHGDEDHNLLVDMDPLPLDQIGAPDLGGILKKRPFKWKVVVVNACYSGGFVPELRGPGTLVLTAARADRSSFGCGSDSNVTYFGKAWLVDALNKTDDFVDAFQLAKHDIADWEQQDKLTPSEPQIDVGQGIAQQLAVWRKEVTQGPAVPFMPPPASASSVAVTAQ encoded by the coding sequence ATGCGCACCTTATTGACCGCCCTGCTCGCCTTCGCCGCCGGCGTCTTGTTGATGCTGCTGATCACGCGCCACGGTCCATCGCATAACGACCAAACGGCAAGCGCTTTGCCGGCCAGCGCCACAAGCGCAGCGCCGGCGGCTTCGTCGTCCACCACCGATACGGACGACAGCGACAGCGGGGACAACTGGCCCAATCAAGGCCCTTCGCCCGAGCAAGTGATTTACGCGCAGCCATCGTTGGTGCGCCAGTCCATCTCCAAACTGTCGCCGCGAGTACCCGGCAAAACTAATTTGTATCTGGTCGCCTTCGGTGGCGACGGCGGCGAAGACGTGTTTCGCAACGAAGCCGAATACGCCGGACAATTGTTTACGCAGCGATTCGGCCCCACTGCGCACGCCGTGGTGTTGGAAAACAATCCGAGCACACTGCAGAGCCATCCACTGGCGGACTGGAGCAATCTCGAAGCCACCCTCGATCAACTCAGCAACGTCATGAAGCCGGACGAAGACGTCCTGGTGTTGTACATGACTTCGCACGGCGACGAAGACCACAACTTGCTGGTCGACATGGACCCGCTGCCCTTGGATCAGATCGGTGCGCCCGATCTTGGCGGCATCCTGAAAAAGCGTCCGTTCAAGTGGAAAGTGGTGGTGGTGAATGCCTGTTACTCAGGCGGTTTCGTTCCGGAACTGCGCGGTCCCGGCACCTTGGTGCTGACGGCGGCGCGCGCGGATCGCAGTTCATTCGGCTGCGGCAGCGATTCCAATGTCACGTATTTCGGCAAAGCGTGGCTGGTCGATGCGCTGAACAAGACCGACGACTTCGTCGATGCATTTCAGCTCGCCAAACACGATATCGCGGACTGGGAACAACAAGACAAACTTACACCGTCCGAACCGCAGATCGATGTCGGCCAAGGCATCGCGCAGCAACTGGCGGTGTGGCGCAAAGAAGTCACTCAGGGACCGGCTGTGCCGTTTATGCCGCCGCCCGCATCGGCGAGCAGCGTGGCCGTCACGGCGCAGTAG
- the hisIE gene encoding bifunctional phosphoribosyl-AMP cyclohydrolase/phosphoribosyl-ATP diphosphatase HisIE: MTETAKTELVNGFDPLDLNQIDWEKTDGLVPAIVQHWLTGEVLMLGFMDAQALALTRTSSKVTFYSRSKQRLWTKGESSGHVLHMKSIRVDCDGDTLLVLADPHGPTCHLGSRSCFGNAVRPPLGFLAQLDALVESRREQLPDESYTTKLFHSGTRHIAQKVGEEAVETALASVAQGDQELLEEASDLVFHLIVLLRARGFGLADVADVLTKRHG, from the coding sequence ATGACTGAAACGGCGAAGACTGAATTGGTGAATGGTTTCGATCCGCTCGATTTGAATCAAATCGACTGGGAAAAAACGGATGGTCTGGTGCCCGCGATCGTGCAGCACTGGCTGACCGGCGAAGTGCTGATGCTTGGCTTTATGGATGCGCAAGCGCTTGCACTCACGCGAACCAGCAGCAAAGTGACGTTCTACAGTCGCAGCAAGCAGCGTTTGTGGACGAAAGGTGAGAGTTCCGGACATGTCTTGCACATGAAGTCGATCCGCGTGGATTGCGACGGCGACACCTTGCTGGTGCTCGCCGATCCGCACGGACCGACGTGTCACTTAGGATCGCGCAGTTGTTTCGGCAATGCGGTGCGTCCACCGCTTGGATTTTTGGCGCAGTTGGATGCGCTTGTGGAAAGTCGCAGGGAACAGCTACCCGACGAGAGCTACACCACCAAACTGTTCCACAGCGGCACGCGCCATATCGCGCAAAAGGTCGGCGAAGAAGCGGTGGAAACTGCGTTGGCTTCGGTCGCGCAAGGAGACCAGGAACTGCTGGAAGAAGCGTCCGACTTGGTCTTCCATCTCATCGTGCTACTGCGTGCGCGTGGCTTCGGTTTGGCGGATGTCGCGGACGTGCTGACGAAGCGGCATGGATAA
- the hisF gene encoding imidazole glycerol phosphate synthase subunit HisF, protein MLSRRIIPCLDVRDGKVVKGVRFRDHVVMGEIVDLALRYRDEGADELVFYDITASPEGRSVDRSWVERVAREIDIPFCVAGGIRSVADARAVLHAGADKISINSPALERPDLIDELAAAFGVQCVVVGIDSMRDADGEWRVRQYTGDPSKTRSLTRRTLDWMVEAQQRGAGEIVLNCMDTDGVRQGYDLAQLSQARAVCRVPLIASGGAGTVQHFRDAFTQSRVDGALAASVFHSGAIAIPDLKRYLQQEGVVIRLQEMASDD, encoded by the coding sequence ATGTTGAGTCGTCGCATTATTCCTTGCTTGGACGTGCGCGACGGCAAGGTTGTCAAAGGCGTACGTTTTCGCGATCACGTGGTGATGGGCGAGATCGTCGATCTCGCTTTGCGTTATCGCGATGAAGGCGCCGACGAACTGGTGTTCTACGACATTACCGCCAGTCCGGAAGGTCGCAGCGTGGACCGTAGCTGGGTCGAGCGCGTGGCGCGGGAAATCGATATTCCATTTTGCGTAGCCGGTGGTATTCGTTCGGTGGCGGATGCGCGCGCGGTGTTGCATGCCGGCGCAGACAAAATTTCCATCAATTCTCCGGCGTTGGAACGCCCTGATCTGATCGACGAATTAGCGGCGGCGTTTGGCGTGCAATGCGTGGTCGTCGGTATCGATTCCATGCGCGACGCAGATGGCGAATGGCGCGTGCGCCAATACACCGGCGATCCGTCTAAGACACGTTCATTGACGCGGCGTACCTTGGACTGGATGGTCGAAGCGCAACAGCGTGGCGCGGGCGAGATCGTTCTCAACTGCATGGATACCGACGGTGTGCGCCAAGGCTATGATCTGGCGCAACTTTCCCAAGCGCGCGCGGTGTGCCGCGTGCCGTTGATCGCATCGGGCGGCGCTGGAACGGTTCAACATTTTCGCGATGCGTTCACGCAATCTCGTGTTGATGGAGCCTTGGCGGCGAGCGTTTTCCACAGCGGTGCGATCGCCATTCCGGATCTCAAACGCTACCTCCAGCAAGAAGGCGTTGTGATTCGTTTACAAGAGATGGCTAGCGATGACTGA
- the hisA gene encoding 1-(5-phosphoribosyl)-5-[(5-phosphoribosylamino)methylideneamino]imidazole-4-carboxamide isomerase yields MSFEVIPAIDLRGGQVVRLRQGDYAQETQYGSTPVELATRYAQAGARWLHVVDLDGARAGDLANLSMIESLVKAGMHVQAGGGVRVEEDVHRLFGAGVSRVVVGSVAIRAPDIVSTWLEKYGAERFTIALDTRRRDDVWTLPSAGWIEDEARTLDELAPWYAARGAKHLLCTDIERDGMLAGFNLDLYGHLAKTVPQLAVQASGGVRSLEDIRAARDAGARGVILGRALLEGRFKLEDALAC; encoded by the coding sequence ATGAGCTTCGAAGTCATACCTGCAATCGATCTACGTGGCGGACAAGTCGTGCGCTTGCGGCAAGGCGACTACGCGCAAGAAACGCAATACGGTTCGACACCGGTCGAACTCGCCACGCGTTATGCGCAAGCCGGCGCGCGCTGGCTTCACGTTGTCGATCTCGACGGCGCGCGTGCGGGCGATTTGGCGAACTTGTCCATGATTGAATCGCTTGTGAAAGCGGGTATGCATGTGCAAGCCGGTGGCGGCGTACGCGTGGAAGAGGACGTTCACAGATTGTTTGGCGCTGGCGTATCGCGCGTCGTGGTCGGCAGCGTCGCAATCCGCGCTCCCGATATCGTTTCGACATGGCTTGAGAAATACGGCGCCGAACGCTTCACGATCGCGCTGGATACGCGGCGTCGCGATGACGTGTGGACGTTGCCCAGCGCCGGTTGGATCGAAGACGAGGCGCGCACGCTGGATGAATTGGCGCCGTGGTATGCCGCGCGCGGCGCCAAGCATTTGTTGTGCACCGATATCGAGCGCGACGGCATGTTGGCCGGTTTCAATCTCGATTTATACGGTCACTTGGCGAAAACCGTACCGCAGCTTGCGGTGCAAGCATCGGGCGGCGTTCGATCGTTGGAGGATATTCGCGCGGCGCGCGACGCGGGCGCACGTGGTGTGATCCTCGGGCGCGCATTGCTGGAAGGGCGCTTCAAGCTGGAGGACGCGCTGGCATGTTGA
- the hisH gene encoding imidazole glycerol phosphate synthase subunit HisH, giving the protein MSVVLVDAGGTNIGSVRYALQRLGVDAALTSDADAIRAADKVILPGVGAAGPGMARLRELELVDVIRSLTQPVLGVCLGMQLLCEHSDEGDTTCLGVVPARVSRFDEAPGLCVPHMGWNRLSPVGKHPLLKNVEEGDWAYFVHSYAVPSGDYTLVNSDYGGAFSAVIANGNFHGMQFHPERSASVGAKLLKNFLEL; this is encoded by the coding sequence ATGAGCGTGGTGCTGGTCGACGCCGGCGGCACCAACATCGGCTCGGTGCGTTACGCCTTGCAGCGACTCGGTGTCGATGCGGCATTGACGTCCGATGCCGATGCGATTCGTGCGGCGGATAAAGTCATTTTGCCTGGCGTCGGTGCGGCAGGTCCTGGCATGGCGCGCTTGCGCGAGCTCGAACTGGTCGACGTTATTCGATCGCTGACGCAGCCGGTGCTGGGCGTTTGTTTGGGAATGCAATTGCTTTGCGAGCATTCCGACGAAGGCGACACGACATGTCTCGGCGTTGTTCCGGCGCGCGTTTCCCGCTTCGATGAAGCGCCCGGACTATGCGTTCCGCATATGGGATGGAATCGCCTTTCGCCCGTTGGCAAGCACCCGTTGTTGAAAAACGTGGAAGAGGGCGATTGGGCCTATTTTGTGCACAGCTACGCGGTGCCAAGCGGCGATTACACACTCGTCAATAGCGACTACGGCGGCGCTTTTTCGGCGGTTATCGCCAACGGCAATTTCCATGGCATGCAATTTCATCCGGAACGCTCCGCCAGTGTCGGCGCCAAGCTTTTGAAGAATTTTCTGGAACTATGA
- the hisB gene encoding bifunctional histidinol-phosphatase/imidazoleglycerol-phosphate dehydratase HisB → MSRKLLFVDRDGCLIEEPADEQIDSYEKLSLLPGVIAALQRIVAAGYELVMVTNQDGLGTERFPQAHFDGPHDLLMRIFASQGVRFHEVLIDRSFPHEGLDTRKPGIGMMRQYLADDSWARAESAMVGDRETDLQFAANMGVRGFRVGTSGMSWSDVAHQLLDRPRIAEVVRNTKETRIKVRVDLDRQAEPVAHTGLGFFDHMLEQIGKHGGFALTVECDGDTKVDEHHTIEDCALALGQALRQALGDKRGIGRYGFTLPMDESQASAALDLSGRPYFVFEGQFPRERVGDIPTELVPHFFRSLCDTLGANLHLAVKGDNAHHMVEACFKVTARTLRQAIRREGDELPSTKGAL, encoded by the coding sequence ATGAGTCGCAAGTTGCTTTTTGTCGATCGCGACGGATGTTTGATTGAAGAACCCGCCGATGAGCAGATCGACAGTTACGAAAAATTGTCCCTGCTGCCGGGCGTTATCGCGGCGCTGCAGCGCATTGTGGCTGCCGGTTATGAACTGGTGATGGTGACTAATCAAGATGGCCTTGGTACGGAGCGATTTCCGCAGGCGCACTTCGACGGTCCGCACGATTTGCTGATGCGCATTTTCGCGTCGCAGGGCGTTCGCTTTCACGAGGTATTGATCGACCGCAGCTTTCCGCACGAAGGACTGGATACACGCAAGCCCGGCATCGGCATGATGCGCCAGTATCTCGCCGACGATAGCTGGGCGCGCGCCGAGTCCGCGATGGTGGGCGACCGCGAAACGGATCTTCAATTTGCAGCGAATATGGGCGTGCGAGGTTTTCGCGTCGGCACTAGTGGCATGAGCTGGAGCGATGTCGCGCACCAGTTGCTGGATCGCCCGCGTATCGCGGAAGTGGTGCGTAATACCAAGGAAACGCGCATCAAAGTGCGCGTCGATCTGGATCGGCAGGCCGAGCCGGTTGCGCATACGGGGCTTGGCTTCTTCGACCACATGCTTGAACAGATCGGCAAGCACGGCGGGTTCGCGCTGACCGTTGAGTGCGACGGCGACACCAAGGTCGATGAGCACCACACGATCGAGGACTGCGCGCTGGCGCTCGGTCAGGCGTTGCGCCAAGCCCTGGGCGACAAGCGCGGTATCGGCCGTTACGGTTTTACGTTGCCAATGGACGAATCGCAGGCAAGCGCGGCGCTGGATTTGTCCGGTCGCCCGTATTTCGTATTCGAAGGCCAATTTCCTCGGGAACGTGTGGGTGATATTCCGACCGAGCTGGTGCCGCATTTCTTCCGTTCGTTGTGCGACACGCTGGGTGCGAATCTGCATCTGGCCGTGAAAGGCGACAACGCGCACCACATGGTGGAAGCCTGCTTCAAAGTGACTGCGCGGACCTTGCGCCAAGCCATCCGTCGCGAAGGTGACGAATTGCCGAGCACAAAAGGAGCGTTGTAA